One stretch of Daphnia pulicaria isolate SC F1-1A chromosome 6, SC_F0-13Bv2, whole genome shotgun sequence DNA includes these proteins:
- the LOC124343724 gene encoding protein Star-like → MTTLRSIRLFVIRHRSLLLSTVSIGLILIIAWPSTDSRHNSKQTKKKVLYNLMEETKGMPKHVKDCTIEYANAHKLQQDHPCLLDIIRRQHLNKPSPSDVPLFLDYPNVKDPSAGQVTAVLRLLRNLTNGFFIESGAADGESFSNTLFLEREMNWTGLLVEPEPKSFQNLVKRNRKSWTLQNCLSLEKYPTEVSFDKTEITGKIIGSKVSQSELDNGKLANVQCFPLYSILLAHGQNWVDFFSLDVEGHELQVLKTIPWHKVNITLIAVEWEHVEEGYYAIVDYMKEQGYVNFGRIATPYARDVVFIKDFLDDLRFDYVDYDDE, encoded by the exons ATGACGACATTACG aAGCATCAGATTATTTGTGATTCGACATCGTTCGCTCTTGCTATCCACAGTGTCAAttggtttaattttaataattgcaTGGCCATCGACGGACAGTCGACATAATTCCAAACAGACGAAGAAAAAGGTTCTTTATAATTTGATGGAAGAAACAAAGGGTATGCCAAAACACGTCAAAGATTGCACTATCG AATACGCAAACGCGCATAAACTTCAGCAAGATCATCCTTGTCTACTCGATATTATTCGTCGCCAGCATCTTAACAAACCGTCACCATCGGAtgtgcctctgtttttggattACCCCAATGTGAAAGATCCATCTGCAGGTCAAGTGACGGCAGTTCTACGATTACTAAGAAATCTG ACAAACGGGTTCTTTATTGAGAGTGGTGCCGCCGATGGCGAATCTTTCTCcaatactctatttttggaacgAGAAATGAACTGGACTGGACTGCTTGTCGAACCCGAACCAAAATCGTTCCAAAATTTGGTCAAACGAAATCGCAAATCTTGGACACTTCAAAATTGTCTAAGTCTCGAAAAATACCCAACTGAA GTCTCATTCGATAAAACTGAGATCACCGGGAAAATCATTGGCAGTAAAGTGTCACAGTCTGAACTGGATAACGGAAAATTGGCAAATGTCCAATGTTTTCCACTGTACTCTATACTGCTGGCCCACGGACAAAATTGGGTGGATTTTTTCAGCCTCGATGTGGAAGGACATGAACTCCAAGTGCTCAAAACTATTCCGTGGCACAAAGTCAATATCACC TTGATAGCCGTTGAATGGGAACACGTTGAGGAAGGTTACTACGCAATCGTCGATTACATGAAGGAACAAGGCTATGTTAATTTTGGGAGAATCGCTACTCCCTATGCAAGAGATGTAGTATTCATCAAAGATTTTCTCGA TGACTTGAGATTTGACTACGTTGACTACGATGATGAATAG